A window from Cellulomonas sp. C5510 encodes these proteins:
- a CDS encoding dihydrofolate reductase family protein — MPRELPPLDVLLPLDRAGAVLAPGGDEPDLHALYAHPAPRDGRTAAVRANMIATLDGAAQGPDGRSRSINGPADWRVFRVMRAVADVVLVGAGTARAEGYTPLAVPADLRGVRAARGQDPELALAVVSASGVLPEGLRGTARPPYVVTSAACPRLDALRGELGPERVVVAGDDHVDLAGALATLAGHGLTRVLAEGGPRLLTDLVGAGLVDELCLTTSPLVVAGPALRAVQGPDWVGPLAARPEHLLHHDGMLLGRWTLARR, encoded by the coding sequence ATGCCCCGCGAGCTCCCGCCCCTGGACGTGCTGCTGCCGCTCGACCGCGCGGGCGCGGTGCTCGCCCCCGGGGGCGACGAGCCGGACCTGCACGCCCTGTACGCCCACCCCGCCCCCCGGGACGGGCGCACGGCGGCGGTGCGGGCGAACATGATCGCCACCCTCGACGGCGCGGCGCAGGGGCCGGACGGGCGGTCGCGGAGCATCAACGGGCCCGCCGACTGGCGCGTGTTCCGGGTGATGCGGGCAGTCGCCGACGTGGTGCTGGTCGGTGCGGGGACGGCGCGCGCGGAGGGCTACACGCCGCTCGCGGTGCCCGCGGACCTGCGCGGGGTGCGGGCCGCCCGGGGCCAGGACCCGGAGCTGGCGCTGGCCGTGGTGTCGGCGTCCGGTGTGCTCCCGGAGGGGCTGCGGGGGACGGCACGGCCGCCGTACGTCGTGACGTCGGCGGCGTGCCCGCGCCTGGACGCCCTGCGCGGTGAGCTGGGCCCGGAGCGCGTGGTCGTCGCCGGTGACGACCACGTCGACCTCGCCGGGGCGTTGGCGACCCTCGCGGGACACGGCCTGACACGGGTGCTCGCGGAGGGCGGGCCGCGGCTGCTCACGGACCTCGTGGGGGCCGGCCTGGTGGACGAGCTCTGCCTGACGACGAGCCCGCTCGTGGTGGCCGGGCCGGCGCTGCGTGCCGTGCAGGGGCCGGACTGGGTCGGACCGCTGGCCGCCCGCCCGGAGCACCTGCTGCACCACGACGGGATGCTGCTCGGGCGCTGGACGCTCGCACGGCGATAG
- the treZ gene encoding malto-oligosyltrehalose trehalohydrolase, which yields MSASTGTPALRPAGAVWAPRAGSVALHLPAADDGGADTVPLTRGPDGWWTPDRDLPHGTDYAFVLDGGDPRPDPRSPWQPDGVHGPSRVFDSTRHEWADAGWAGLDVRGAVLYELHVGTFTPEGTLDAAAARLEHLAGLGVQVVELLPVAPFNGVHGWGYDGVGLYGVHEPYGGPAALQRFVDAAHAAGLAVCLDVVHNHLGPSGNYLGEFGPYFTDAHHTPWGAAVNLDGDDAGEVRRWILDSALRWLRDFHVDALRLDAVHALVDESPRHVLADLSDEVAALAAEVGRPLSLIAEVDLNDPVSVTPTAGGGWGMTAQWADDVHHALHALLTGERHGYYVDFGSPATLRKALRDVFVHDGTYSTFRGRDWGRPVPPDVDGHRFVVFGQDHDQVGNRALGDRPSAALDDGALAAEAALVLLSPFTPMLFMGEEWGARTPWLYMTDHPEPELAQAVREGRAREFGGHGWAAMYGQDEETFRVPDPQDPTGVEASRLDWDEPGLPGHARMLDWYRRLVELRREVPDLASGDRAATDLTWAPDAGDGPDGSDGPEGAWRDWLVLHRGDARVVVNLAATERVVPLGTDREDLRVVASWATARLVPASPDGAAQLLIGPRSVAVLS from the coding sequence ATGAGCGCGAGCACCGGGACCCCGGCCCTCCGGCCCGCCGGGGCCGTCTGGGCGCCGCGCGCAGGCAGCGTGGCGCTGCACCTGCCCGCCGCGGACGACGGCGGCGCCGACACCGTGCCGCTCACCCGCGGCCCGGACGGCTGGTGGACGCCCGACCGGGACCTGCCGCACGGCACCGACTACGCCTTCGTCCTCGACGGCGGAGACCCGCGCCCCGACCCCCGCAGCCCGTGGCAGCCGGACGGCGTCCACGGGCCCAGCCGGGTGTTCGACAGCACGCGCCACGAGTGGGCGGACGCGGGCTGGGCCGGGCTGGACGTGCGCGGCGCCGTGCTCTACGAGCTGCACGTGGGGACCTTCACGCCGGAGGGGACGCTCGACGCGGCCGCCGCGCGGCTGGAGCACCTGGCGGGGCTCGGCGTGCAGGTGGTCGAGCTGCTGCCCGTCGCGCCGTTCAACGGCGTGCACGGCTGGGGCTACGACGGCGTCGGGCTGTACGGGGTGCACGAGCCCTACGGCGGACCGGCGGCGCTCCAGCGCTTCGTCGACGCCGCGCACGCCGCGGGCCTGGCGGTCTGCCTCGACGTCGTCCACAACCACCTGGGGCCGTCCGGCAACTACCTCGGCGAGTTCGGCCCGTACTTCACCGACGCCCACCACACGCCCTGGGGCGCGGCCGTCAACCTCGACGGCGACGACGCGGGCGAGGTGCGCCGCTGGATCCTCGACAGCGCCCTGCGGTGGCTGCGGGACTTCCACGTCGACGCCCTGCGGCTCGACGCCGTGCACGCCCTCGTCGACGAGTCCCCGCGGCACGTGCTCGCGGACCTGTCCGACGAGGTCGCCGCGCTGGCCGCGGAGGTCGGCCGGCCGCTGTCGCTGATCGCCGAGGTCGACCTCAACGACCCGGTGTCCGTGACGCCCACGGCGGGCGGCGGCTGGGGCATGACCGCACAGTGGGCCGACGACGTGCACCACGCGCTGCACGCCCTGCTCACGGGCGAGCGGCACGGGTACTACGTCGACTTCGGATCGCCCGCGACGCTCCGCAAGGCGCTGCGCGACGTGTTCGTCCACGACGGGACGTACTCGACCTTCCGGGGTCGCGACTGGGGGCGTCCGGTGCCCCCGGACGTCGACGGGCACCGGTTCGTCGTGTTCGGGCAGGACCACGACCAGGTCGGCAACCGCGCGCTCGGCGACCGGCCGTCCGCCGCGCTGGACGACGGCGCGCTCGCCGCCGAGGCCGCGCTCGTCCTGCTGTCCCCGTTCACGCCGATGCTGTTCATGGGCGAGGAGTGGGGCGCCCGCACGCCCTGGCTGTACATGACCGACCACCCGGAGCCGGAGCTCGCGCAGGCCGTCCGGGAGGGCCGCGCCCGGGAGTTCGGCGGGCACGGCTGGGCCGCGATGTACGGCCAGGACGAGGAGACGTTCCGCGTGCCCGACCCGCAGGACCCCACGGGCGTCGAGGCCAGCCGCCTCGACTGGGACGAGCCCGGGCTGCCCGGCCACGCGCGCATGCTCGACTGGTACCGGCGCCTGGTGGAGCTGCGCCGCGAGGTCCCGGACCTGGCGTCGGGCGACCGCGCGGCGACCGACCTCACCTGGGCGCCGGACGCCGGCGACGGACCGGACGGCTCGGACGGTCCCGAGGGCGCGTGGCGCGACTGGCTCGTCCTGCACCGGGGGGACGCGCGGGTCGTGGTCAACCTCGCCGCCACCGAGCGCGTCGTCCCTCTCGGCACCGACCGCGAGGACCTGCGCGTCGTGGCCTCCTGGGCGACGGCGAGACTCGTGCCCGCCTCCCCCGACGGCGCCGCGCAGCTGCTCATCGGCCCCCGCTCGGTGGCCGTCCTGTCCTGA
- the zapE gene encoding cell division protein ZapE, translated as MTPTPATPTTASLTDRRPEVAPDRLLAERVPPRHFAHESFDTYRPDARYPSQQAALVRLREVAGTLAGGDGSGGLLRRLRRRPSAVPAVYLDGGFGVGKTHLLASLATAVGPDASAYGTFVEYTNLVGALGFRPTVDALATRRLVCIDEFELDDPGDTVLMSRLLRELTDRGVALAATSNTLPESLGEGRFAADDFLREIQDLAGRFEVLRIDGQDYRQRAVVTDAPGLDDAAVRDAVASAPAATLDDFGSLLRHLATVHPSRYGALLDGVDLVGLTGVGPVPDQDVALRLVVLVDRLYDRDVPVLLGGAGESALFGEQMLAGGYRKKYFRALSRLGSLAERGREEAAARA; from the coding sequence GTGACCCCCACCCCCGCCACACCGACCACGGCGAGCCTGACCGACCGCCGCCCGGAGGTGGCTCCGGACCGGCTCCTCGCCGAGCGCGTGCCGCCACGGCACTTCGCGCACGAGTCGTTCGACACGTACCGGCCCGACGCGCGCTACCCGAGCCAGCAGGCGGCGCTCGTCCGGCTGCGTGAGGTCGCGGGGACGCTCGCGGGTGGTGACGGGAGCGGCGGTCTGCTGCGCCGGCTGCGCCGCCGCCCCTCCGCCGTGCCCGCGGTCTACCTGGACGGCGGGTTCGGCGTCGGGAAGACGCACCTGCTGGCGTCGCTCGCCACCGCCGTCGGTCCGGATGCCTCCGCCTACGGCACGTTCGTCGAGTACACCAACCTGGTCGGCGCCCTCGGGTTCCGGCCGACCGTCGACGCCCTCGCGACCCGGCGCCTCGTGTGCATCGACGAGTTCGAGCTCGACGACCCCGGCGACACGGTGCTCATGTCCCGGCTGCTGCGCGAGCTCACCGACCGCGGGGTGGCGCTGGCGGCCACGTCGAACACCCTGCCGGAGTCGCTCGGCGAGGGCCGGTTCGCCGCCGACGACTTCCTGCGGGAGATCCAGGACCTGGCCGGGAGGTTCGAGGTGCTGCGCATCGACGGGCAGGACTACCGCCAGCGCGCGGTCGTCACCGACGCCCCGGGGCTCGACGACGCGGCGGTGCGGGACGCCGTCGCCTCGGCGCCGGCCGCGACGCTCGACGACTTCGGGTCGCTGCTGCGGCACCTGGCCACGGTCCACCCGTCCCGGTACGGGGCGCTGCTGGACGGCGTGGACCTGGTGGGTCTGACGGGCGTCGGGCCGGTGCCGGACCAGGACGTGGCCCTGCGGCTCGTCGTGCTGGTGGACCGGCTGTACGACCGCGACGTGCCCGTGCTGCTGGGAGGGGCGGGGGAGTCGGCCCTGTTCGGCGAGCAGATGCTCGCGGGCGGGTACCGCAAGAAGTACTTCCGGGCGCTGTCCCGCCTCGGCTCGCTCGCGGAGCGGGGCCGCGAGGAGGCCGCCGCCCGGGCGTAG